Within the Bacteroidales bacterium genome, the region ATGCCACTCAGCGGATCACTCGGAGCAGGACAATCACAGATTGTTACTGTAACCTTCAACTCCACTGGTCTTGAAGTACCAAGCATTCACAATGGTTCACTAATTTTTGCAAGCAATGCAGCCGGAAGCCCGCACACTGTTCCTGCAACCCTCGTTGTAGGTGGCGAAGGTCCAATTATTGTGCTCAATCCGACTTCATTGACAGAAAATCATCCCACACCTCCGCAGCAGACAACTCAGGTTGTTAATGTAAGCAATCCTGGTACTGAAGCGTTGACGTTTGATATTGCTATTCAACGTTCATCCACAGCCGGACCCGACGTAGTTGTTGATCCTGAATATGTTGCTGCTAAATTAGCAGAACGCAGGGCAGCCGACGGCATTGTTCTGGGTGCTGCTAATGGTGTTCCGGGAGGCGTTTCACCCAACATGACCGATGATGAAATCATCAGGTATGACGATGGAACCAATGCTGATGCTATTGGTCTGACCGCTGGCGGTACCTTCCATGTTTCAGCTTACTGGCCTGCTTCCACTATGGGACAGTATGCAGGGATGAAACTGGATGCAGTTGAGATCTTTGTATATGATGCCCCAACTTCGATGACGTTGAATATCTACGGAGCAGGCACGCCTACCACACCTGGAGCACTCTTACATTCACAGCCAATAGCTGCAGTAGCACAAACATGGGTAATGACCACCCTGACAACTCCGGTTGATATTACCGGTGCTGACATCTGGATTGGTTATGAAGTGACACATACAGCCGGTACTTTCTGTGCAGGTGTTGACCCGGGTCCTGCAGTTGCAGGCTTTGGCGATATGATCTCACTTGCCGGTGGCACCTATGAGTCGATGTCAATCTCTTATGGTTTGAACTACAACTGGAACATTGCCGGATACCTGGTAGCTGGCGGACCTCAACTTACAAACGACGTAGGAGTTCAAACCATCATTTCACCAAACTCAGGTGTTGCCCTTGGTACTGAGTCAGTAGTGATCAAAGTGAAGAACTTTGGAACTGCTGCTCAATCCAACATTCCATGGTCAGTAACCTGGACAGGTGCTGGAAGCGGTTCGCTGAGCGGAACCATCCCAGGCCCGCTTGCTGGTGGCGCTGACATTGATGTAACAGCCGGAACTGCTAATTTAGCTGCTTTTGGTACTTACAACTTCGAAGCCTGCACCAACCTTGCCGGTGATGAAAATGCTGCCAACAACTGCAAGACCAAAGCTGTTGTTAATGCTGAACCAAGCCTTTGCGTTGATAACCTCTACACCTCAGGGTGTTCATTCGGCGACGGTTTAACAAGCTGGGATCTTGAGAACATCACGGTAGCCAACATTCCATGTGCAGGAACACCTCCATGGTATCAGGACTATACCAATATGCTTCATATCCTTGAAGCTGGTAACACTTATGTGCTCACGGTAACTGCCGGTTATGCCGATACTTACTTTGATGTATGGATCGACTTTGACGGAAACCTCGAGTTGAACAATGCCAACGAACTGGTGCTGAATGATGGATTATGTGCCATTGCCGGTACAGTGTACACATTTAATCTTACCATCCCGGCCGATGCACCAAACGGTGAATTTGTAATGCGTGCAAGAACCAACTGGATTGATCCTGTAACTGGCGCTTGTGATACCTATTCCTATGGTAACTGCGTAGATTTCAAAGCTGAAGTTGGCGGTGGAACACCTGGTGGATGGTTAACTGCAGATCCTATGATGGGAACCGTTCCTGCCGGCGGATCAATGAATGTTAACGTTCATTTCAATTCAACAGGAGTTAATCCCGGAACATACAATGGGGCTCTGATCTTCACAAGCAATGCTCCAACAAGTCCGACTAACCTGCCTGTGACATTTATTGTTGGTCAACCGACTGGCGGACTTACAGTTAATCCAACGGCGATTAACGCATCGCACTATGCTGCTCCACAAGTAACACAGCATATTTTGAATGCTACCAATACCGGAACTACTCCAATTGCATGGAATCTTGTAATTGACAGAGATGGTTCAATCGGCTTCAAGTATGCTACTGAATATGTAAAAGGGTTACCTCCTGTAAGTCATCCCTCAGCATTTGAAAGAGCTCCGGGAACAGCATATGGAAATGAAACCATTCATTCAGACGCTGATTATGATTTACAATTCGAATTTGCATGCGGTGATGCTTCCGGTGAAGCCGGTGTTGAAACCGACGGTAACTACATCTACACCACCAAGTGGAATGGCGCTGGATTCTTCAAGTATGAATTGGACGGTACATTCCTAGGCGCATTCCAGGTAGGATCAGTAAGCGCTATCCGCGACCTGGCCTACGACGGTATGTATTTTTATGGCGGTGCTGCTGCAACTACCGTTTACAAGATGGACTTCAACACCAACACACTGATTGGCCAGTTTACTGCTCCTGTTGCTGTTCGCGCTATCGGTTACGATGAAGGCGCTGATGGCTTCTGGGCAAATAACTGGTCAACTACATTGACTTTGTTTGACGATGCAGGCGCTGTCCTGAATACTATCGCAACCAATGGCGACGAAAGTTTCTATGGTCTGGCATACGATCCGCAAGGACCATTCCTCTGGGGTTATAGCCAGCGTGTGGGTACCAGCCAGAACATTCTGTACAAGTACAACATTGCAACTGGTGCAAAAATTGAAGAGTTTGACGTATTCCCGCTGCTGAGTATTCCTATTACTGGTGATATTGCCGGTGGTCTTGCTTTCCATCCTGATCTTGTTACCGGATACTACTCCATCGTGGGTATTGTTCAGAACAAGTGCATCTGGGGACTTGAAATGGGTATGACTCCTGCTCCTGTAGAATGGCTTACTGCATCACCAATGTCTGGTACAACTGGCGCAGGTCAGACTTCACAGATCACTGTATCATTGAATTCAGAAGGTCTGGAAGCCGGAGTAACTTACACTGGTGCTGTTATTTTTAACACCAACAGTCCGGTTACCCCAACTGTTACAGTTCCGGTATCACTCTATGTATCTGGTGTTGGTGTTGGAGAACCCATCACTGATGAGAGTATGCTTATGTACCCGAATCCTGCAAGCGATGTGTTGAACATCGAAGCAACAGGCATCAAGCATGTAATGATCCTCAACAACCTCGGTCAGGTGGTTTACGACAGGCCTGCTGATAACGACAATGTTCAGATTAACACCTCGAACTTCGGAACGGGTGTTTACGTTGTCCGCATCAAGACTGCCGATAAATCATACACCGAAAAGTTGATCATCCAATAATCCTTCATTGGAATAACATAAGAAAAGGGAGCCTTCGGGTTCCC harbors:
- a CDS encoding T9SS type A sorting domain-containing protein, which encodes TNLAGDENPGNNCKTKAVVNAEPSLCVDNLYTSGCSFGDGLTSWDLENITVANIPCAGTPPWYQNYMDQIHNLEAGNTYVLTVTAGYADTYFDVWIDFDGNLELNNANELVLNDGICAVAGTVYTFNITIPADAPGGTYVMRARTNWTAAVVGACDTYSYGNCVDFKANIGGGQPTDWLSAMPLSGSLGAGQSQIVTVTFNSTGLEVPSIHNGSLIFASNAAGSPHTVPATLVVGGEGPIIVLNPTSLTENHPTPPQQTTQVVNVSNPGTEALTFDIAIQRSSTAGPDVVVDPEYVAAKLAERRAADGIVLGAANGVPGGVSPNMTDDEIIRYDDGTNADAIGLTAGGTFHVSAYWPASTMGQYAGMKLDAVEIFVYDAPTSMTLNIYGAGTPTTPGALLHSQPIAAVAQTWVMTTLTTPVDITGADIWIGYEVTHTAGTFCAGVDPGPAVAGFGDMISLAGGTYESMSISYGLNYNWNIAGYLVAGGPQLTNDVGVQTIISPNSGVALGTESVVIKVKNFGTAAQSNIPWSVTWTGAGSGSLSGTIPGPLAGGADIDVTAGTANLAAFGTYNFEACTNLAGDENAANNCKTKAVVNAEPSLCVDNLYTSGCSFGDGLTSWDLENITVANIPCAGTPPWYQDYTNMLHILEAGNTYVLTVTAGYADTYFDVWIDFDGNLELNNANELVLNDGLCAIAGTVYTFNLTIPADAPNGEFVMRARTNWIDPVTGACDTYSYGNCVDFKAEVGGGTPGGWLTADPMMGTVPAGGSMNVNVHFNSTGVNPGTYNGALIFTSNAPTSPTNLPVTFIVGQPTGGLTVNPTAINASHYAAPQVTQHILNATNTGTTPIAWNLVIDRDGSIGFKYATEYVKGLPPVSHPSAFERAPGTAYGNETIHSDADYDLQFEFACGDASGEAGVETDGNYIYTTKWNGAGFFKYELDGTFLGAFQVGSVSAIRDLAYDGMYFYGGAAATTVYKMDFNTNTLIGQFTAPVAVRAIGYDEGADGFWANNWSTTLTLFDDAGAVLNTIATNGDESFYGLAYDPQGPFLWGYSQRVGTSQNILYKYNIATGAKIEEFDVFPLLSIPITGDIAGGLAFHPDLVTGYYSIVGIVQNKCIWGLEMGMTPAPVEWLTASPMSGTTGAGQTSQITVSLNSEGLEAGVTYTGAVIFNTNSPVTPTVTVPVSLYVSGVGVGEPITDESMLMYPNPASDVLNIEATGIKHVMILNNLGQVVYDRPADNDNVQINTSNFGTGVYVVRIKTADKSYTEKLIIQ